The Brachyhypopomus gauderio isolate BG-103 chromosome 17, BGAUD_0.2, whole genome shotgun sequence genome includes a window with the following:
- the emilin1b gene encoding EMILIN-1b, producing the protein MAGPVSLILILLTLCGDAWSASYPQRYHLYQSQTQTQTGNGARAASRHRNWCAYVVTKTVSCMVEDGVETYVKPEYQPCSWGQCSRAVMYRTYMRPKYKVAYKMVTEMEWKCCHGYSGEDCNDGADGGSVTQISTARPWPRPPNPGHAGTATGHGQSGGSGRGDSDKMKHLEDKIQSLTKTIHDLQSTLHSVTERMEEQMRKPPADAAQPEMKRTIHSIQTKLDQLDNRTQAHDKTLVTINNHLVNGRGDGSHVGGAGSGHGDRLGWMKEEVLRELEHRVSLSCSACQAGVEDLRRQQQADREKILALEKQIHALDQRHRHGLDSLRRDLSGTQGCCDVVTDVRARLSDVDKRLGSVSETCDSLQDRLDKELREDGRGGTVGGGGVGGGVGGGGGVGGPIISEDTFRGYLHDLERRLNNTVQRTEENCGYMENDLKDLLQKELRDLRKEITDRLEDQDYKIADVDLDIGLVKENVFDLNKQLDRLDNVTSHMEKRISACSLCSGQEGHSGEPSATGPRKPSGGSDLSPNDTVKSLEWRVFANEDEIKRFDTRLKDLSVSGDSLLDKVIDLSHDIRKIKALTGDNGEHFNRIVTEIQNCDLCRTVQDELRQLKNITHQAMDKCRADINSIKGKVDSGHATCSDVCSHLQEEMRNLKKEVHKCGGQCKISLETPAGTGPSVLDDPQKPLDGHSVISSNNGNLRSIQGELSEVILTFSSINDTLKGLEHSVHKHDSVITDLGNTKDKIISEIDKIQQELTEHIEDSRMRFEKIDQDVKRFEGFVVETGDCKRTGDGLEKRLSKLEAVCGRLDSVSENLHKIKEGLNKHVSGLWNCVNGLNATVTSHSGFIDTIQNTHLDGIHGRIKQLNSSVLHVLKQFQTIIEQDLKGLPGPPGPQGEKGSPGLPGPQGKEGPQGRPGVEGPRGPPGLKGEKGNPGADVLLPRISFSAALTNPKVTAGTIIFDKIFANSGEFYDPRTGIFTAPVDGHYFFSAILTGHKNEKIEAVLSKSNYGVARVDSGGYQPEDLENTPMAEAKPTPGSLAVFNIILPLQMQDTVCIDLVMGKLAHSVEPLTIFSGVLLYEDV; encoded by the exons GAACTGGTGTGCGTATGTGGTGACGAAGACAGTGAGTTGCATGGTGGAAGACGGCGTGGAGACATACGTGAAGCCGGAGTATCAGCCATGCTCCTGGGGGCAGTGCAGCCGCGCtgtaat GTATCGCACCTACATGAGGCCAAAATATAAAGTGGCCTACAAAATGGTCACAGAAATGGAGTGGAAGTGTTGCCACGGTTACAGCGGTGAGGACTGTAATGATGGAGCTGATGGAGGATCCGTCACCCAGATCTCCACAGCCAGACCCTGGCCGAGGCCGCCAAACCCTGGACACGCAGGCACGGCCACGGGCCACGGGCAGAGTGGAGGATCCG GGAGAGGCGACAGTGACAAGATGAAGCACCTTGAGGACAAAATCCAGAGTCTGACCAAAACCATCCATGACCTTCAGTCCACGCTGCACAGCGTGacggagaggatggaggagcagATGCGAAAGCCCCCGGCGGACGCCGCCCAGCCCGAGATGAAGAGAACCATCCACAGCATCCAGACCAAACTGGACCAGCTAGACAACCGAACGCAAGCTCACGACAAAACCCTGGTGACCATCAACAACCACCTGGTGAACGGCAGAGGGGACGGGAGCCACGTGGGCGGGGCCGGCAGTGGCCACGGCGACAGGTTGGGTTGGATGAAGGAGGAGGTCTTGCGGGAGCTGGAGCACAGGGTCTCGCTGTCCTGCTCCGCCTGCCAGGCCGGGGTGGAGGACCTCAGAAGGCAGCAGCAGGCGGACCGGGAGAAGATCCTGGCTCTGGAGAAGCAGATCCACGCCCTGGACCAGCGGCACCGCCACGGCCTGGACAGTTTGCGGCGAGACTTGAGCGGCACTCAGGGCTGCTGTGACGTGGTCACTGACGTCAGAGCGAGACTCAGTGATGTGGACAAGAGGCTCGGCTCGGTGTCGGAGACCTGCGACAGCCTGCAGGATCGCCTAGACAAAGAGCTGAGGGAAGATGGCAGAGGCGGGACtgttggaggaggtggagtag gtggaggtgtgggaggaggaggtggtgtgggaggaccAATAATATCAGAGGACACATTCAGGGGTTATCTGCATGATCTAGAGAGGAGGCTAAACAACACAGTCCAGAGGACAGAAGAGAACTGTGGCTACATGGAGAATGACCTGAAAGACCTGCTCCAAAAAGAGCTGAGAGACCTACGCAAAGAAATCACAGACCGCCTCGAAGACCAAGATTACAAGATAGCAGACGTGGACCTAGACATTGGGCTCGTGAAAGAGAACGTGTTTGACCTGAACAAGCAACTAGACCGGCTGGATAACGTCACCTCCCATATGGAGAAGAGGATAAGTGCCTGCTCCCTGTGCTCTGGCCAAGAGGGCCACTCGGGAGAACCTTCTGCAACTGGCCCAAGAAAACCCTCAGGAGGAAGTGACCTCAGCCCTAATGACACAGTCAAATCTCTGGAATGGAGAGTTTTTGCCAATGAGGATGAGATCAAGAGGTTTGACACACGCCTCAAAGACCTTTCGGTGTCTGGTGACTCTCTCTTGGACAAGGTGATCGACCTCAGCCACGACATCCGCAAGATCAAAGCGCTGACCGGAGACAATGGGGAGCACTTCAACAGAATAGTCACGGAGATTCAGAACTGTGACCTTTGCAGAACGGTTCAGGATGAACTGAGGCAGCTAAAGAACATTACACACCAAGCCATGGACAAGTGTCGAGCGGATATTAACTCCATAAAGGGCAAAGTGGATTCAGGACATGCGACATGCTCAGACGTCTGCTCTCACCTGCAGGAGGAAATGAGGAACCTTAAAAAGGAAGTTCACAAGTGCGGTGGGCAATGCAAGATTAGCTTGGAAACTCCAGCAGGAACTGGACCGAGTGTCCTGGATGATCCTCAGAAGCCTCTTGACGGCCACAGCGTCATCAGCAGCAACAACGGCAACCTCAGGTCCATCCAGGGAGAGCTGTCAGAGGTCATCTTAACGTTCAGCTCCATCAACGACACCCTCAAAGGCCTGGAGCACAGCGTCCACAAACATGACAGCGTCATTACCGACCTGGGCAACACCAAGGACAAGATCATCTCAGAGATCGACAAGATCCAGCAGGAGCTGACGGAACATATAGAGGACAGCAGGATGCGCTTTGAGAAGATAGATCAGGACGTGAAGCGCTTTGAGGGCTTTGTGGTGGAGACCGGTGACTGCAAGAGGACCGGAGATGGCCTAGAGAAGAGGCTCTCCAAGCTCGAAGCAGTCTGTGGCCGGCTGGACTCTGTATCAGAGAACTTGCACAAGATCAAAGAAGGCCTTAACAAGCATGTGTCTGGCCTTTGGAACTGTGTCAATGGGCTCAACGCCACGGTGACCTCACACAGCGGGTTCATCGATACCATCCAGAACACACATCTGGACGGCATCCACGGCAGGATCAAGCAGCTCAACTCATCAGTGCTGCACGTTCTCAAGCAGTTCCAGACCATAATTGAGCAGGACCTAAAAG GCCTTCCTGGACCACCGGGCCCTCAAGGAGAAAAAGGATCTCCAGGACTTCCTGGCCCACAAGGAAAGGAAGGCCCACAAGGCAGACCAGGTGTGGAGGGCCCAAGAGGACCCCCAG GTCTTAAGGGCGAAAAAG gtaatcCAGGTGCAGATGTTCTCCTGCCTCGTATCTCCTTCTCAGCTGCTCTCACTAATCCTAAGGTCACTGCTGGAACCATAATTTTTGACAAGATCTTTGCTAACAGTGGAGAATTTTATGATCCACGAACAG GGATCTTCACGGCGCCAGTGGACGGCCACTACTTCTTCAGCGCCATCCTCACTGGCCACAAGAACGAGAAGATCGAGGCCGTGCTGTCCAAGTCGAACTACGGCGTAGCCCGCGTGGACTCGGGCGGCTACCAGCCCGAAGACCTGGAGAACACGCCGATGGCCGAGGCCAAGCCCACGCCGGGCTCCCTGGCCGTCTTCAACATCATCCTACCGCTGCAGATGCAAGACACCGTCTGCATCGACCTGGTCATGGGCAAACTGGCACACTCTGTGGAGCCCCTCACCATCTTCAGCGGGGTGCTCCTCTATGAGGACGTGTAG
- the khk gene encoding ketohexokinase isoform X4 gives MAKKKVLCIGLVCLDIINVVDKYPEEDTDSRCLSQRWQRGGNASNSCTVLALLGSPCAFMGSLAPGPVADFILNDFKMYEIDISLLLERAGCSCPASVVISNETTGTRTILHTNRNLPDVSAEDFSRLDLSQYQWIHWEGRNAEEQIKMIEQVREHNSQQQEDDRITISVEIEKTREPLYQLFPCGDLVFMSKDVAVHFGFHSAAAALRGLYSRVRKGAVLICAWAEKGADALGPDGVLVHSDAFPPETLVDTLGAGDTFNAAVISSLSGGGSLQEALTFGCQIAGKKCGIHGYDGILQ, from the exons ATGGCAAAGAAAAAGGTTCTGTGCATCGGGTTGGTTTGTTTGGACATCATCAACGTCGTGGATAAATATCCGGAGGAGGACACCGACAGCAG GTGTTTGTCTCAGCGATGGCAGCGAGGTGGAAACGCGTCCAACTCTTGCACGGTTCTGGCGCTGCTCGGCTCGCCCTGCGCCTTCATGGGCTCCCTCGCGCCCGGACCCGTCGCTGA CTTCATCTTGAATGACTTTAAAATGTACGAGATTgacatctctctccttctggaGCGCGCTGGGTGCTCCTGTCCAGCGTCTGTAGTTATCAGCAATGAGACCACAGGCACTCGCACCATCCTGCACACGaacag GAACCTGCCCGACGTGTCTGCGGAGGACTTCTCCAGGTTGGACCTGAGCCAGTACCAGTGGATTCACTGGGAG GGCCGCAATGCTGAGGAGCAGATAAAGATGATCGAGCAGGTGAGGGAACACAACAGCCAGCAACAGGAGGACGACAGGATCACCATCTCTGTGGAGATCGAGAAGACGCGTGAGCCTCTCTACCAGCTTTTCCCCTGTGGAGATCTG GTGTTTATGAGTAAGGATGTGGCCGTCCACTTTGGCTTCCATTCGGCCGCCGCTGCTCTGAGGGGCCTTTACAGCCGCGTGAGGAAGGG GGCTGTCCTCATCTGTGCCTGGGCAGAAAAGGGAGCAGACGCACTGGGTCCTGATGGCGTGCTGGTCCACTCCGACGCCTTCCCGCCCGAGACACTAGTGGACACGCTTGGCGCCGGGGACACGTTTAACGCCGCTGTCATCAGCTCCCTGTCGGGGG GGGGGAGTCTACAGGAAGCTCTCACATTTGGTTGCCAGATTGCGGGCAAAAAGTGCGGTATCCATGGATACGATGGAATTCTGCAGTGA
- the khk gene encoding ketohexokinase isoform X1: MAKKKVLCIGLVCLDIINVVDKYPEEDTDSRCLSQRWQRGGNASNSCTVLALLGSPCAFMGSLAPGPVADFILNDFKMYEIDISLLLERAGCSCPASVVISNETTGTRTILHTNSFIVGDFVRRGVDISGVAWQERGETPCACCVVCPPTGSRTVVLSDTNLPDVSAEDFSRLDLSQYQWIHWEGRNAEEQIKMIEQVREHNSQQQEDDRITISVEIEKTREPLYQLFPCGDLVFMSKDVAVHFGFHSAAAALRGLYSRVRKGAVLICAWAEKGADALGPDGVLVHSDAFPPETLVDTLGAGDTFNAAVISSLSGGGSLQEALTFGCQIAGKKCGIHGYDGILQ; encoded by the exons ATGGCAAAGAAAAAGGTTCTGTGCATCGGGTTGGTTTGTTTGGACATCATCAACGTCGTGGATAAATATCCGGAGGAGGACACCGACAGCAG GTGTTTGTCTCAGCGATGGCAGCGAGGTGGAAACGCGTCCAACTCTTGCACGGTTCTGGCGCTGCTCGGCTCGCCCTGCGCCTTCATGGGCTCCCTCGCGCCCGGACCCGTCGCTGA CTTCATCTTGAATGACTTTAAAATGTACGAGATTgacatctctctccttctggaGCGCGCTGGGTGCTCCTGTCCAGCGTCTGTAGTTATCAGCAATGAGACCACAGGCACTCGCACCATCCTGCACACGaacag TTTCATCGTGGGGGATTTTGTCCGGCGTGGGGTGGACATTTCAGGCGTGGCCTGGCAGGAACGGGGAGAGACGCCATGCGCCTGCTGTGTGGTGTGCCCCCCTACGGGCTCACGCACTGTCGTTCTCTCAGACAC GAACCTGCCCGACGTGTCTGCGGAGGACTTCTCCAGGTTGGACCTGAGCCAGTACCAGTGGATTCACTGGGAG GGCCGCAATGCTGAGGAGCAGATAAAGATGATCGAGCAGGTGAGGGAACACAACAGCCAGCAACAGGAGGACGACAGGATCACCATCTCTGTGGAGATCGAGAAGACGCGTGAGCCTCTCTACCAGCTTTTCCCCTGTGGAGATCTG GTGTTTATGAGTAAGGATGTGGCCGTCCACTTTGGCTTCCATTCGGCCGCCGCTGCTCTGAGGGGCCTTTACAGCCGCGTGAGGAAGGG GGCTGTCCTCATCTGTGCCTGGGCAGAAAAGGGAGCAGACGCACTGGGTCCTGATGGCGTGCTGGTCCACTCCGACGCCTTCCCGCCCGAGACACTAGTGGACACGCTTGGCGCCGGGGACACGTTTAACGCCGCTGTCATCAGCTCCCTGTCGGGGG GGGGGAGTCTACAGGAAGCTCTCACATTTGGTTGCCAGATTGCGGGCAAAAAGTGCGGTATCCATGGATACGATGGAATTCTGCAGTGA
- the khk gene encoding ketohexokinase isoform X3 — translation MAKKKVLCIGLVCLDIINVVDKYPEEDTDSRCLSQRWQRGGNASNSCTVLALLGSPCAFMGSLAPGPVADFIVGDFVRRGVDISGVAWQERGETPCACCVVCPPTGSRTVVLSDTNLPDVSAEDFSRLDLSQYQWIHWEGRNAEEQIKMIEQVREHNSQQQEDDRITISVEIEKTREPLYQLFPCGDLVFMSKDVAVHFGFHSAAAALRGLYSRVRKGAVLICAWAEKGADALGPDGVLVHSDAFPPETLVDTLGAGDTFNAAVISSLSGGGSLQEALTFGCQIAGKKCGIHGYDGILQ, via the exons ATGGCAAAGAAAAAGGTTCTGTGCATCGGGTTGGTTTGTTTGGACATCATCAACGTCGTGGATAAATATCCGGAGGAGGACACCGACAGCAG GTGTTTGTCTCAGCGATGGCAGCGAGGTGGAAACGCGTCCAACTCTTGCACGGTTCTGGCGCTGCTCGGCTCGCCCTGCGCCTTCATGGGCTCCCTCGCGCCCGGACCCGTCGCTGA TTTCATCGTGGGGGATTTTGTCCGGCGTGGGGTGGACATTTCAGGCGTGGCCTGGCAGGAACGGGGAGAGACGCCATGCGCCTGCTGTGTGGTGTGCCCCCCTACGGGCTCACGCACTGTCGTTCTCTCAGACAC GAACCTGCCCGACGTGTCTGCGGAGGACTTCTCCAGGTTGGACCTGAGCCAGTACCAGTGGATTCACTGGGAG GGCCGCAATGCTGAGGAGCAGATAAAGATGATCGAGCAGGTGAGGGAACACAACAGCCAGCAACAGGAGGACGACAGGATCACCATCTCTGTGGAGATCGAGAAGACGCGTGAGCCTCTCTACCAGCTTTTCCCCTGTGGAGATCTG GTGTTTATGAGTAAGGATGTGGCCGTCCACTTTGGCTTCCATTCGGCCGCCGCTGCTCTGAGGGGCCTTTACAGCCGCGTGAGGAAGGG GGCTGTCCTCATCTGTGCCTGGGCAGAAAAGGGAGCAGACGCACTGGGTCCTGATGGCGTGCTGGTCCACTCCGACGCCTTCCCGCCCGAGACACTAGTGGACACGCTTGGCGCCGGGGACACGTTTAACGCCGCTGTCATCAGCTCCCTGTCGGGGG GGGGGAGTCTACAGGAAGCTCTCACATTTGGTTGCCAGATTGCGGGCAAAAAGTGCGGTATCCATGGATACGATGGAATTCTGCAGTGA
- the khk gene encoding ketohexokinase isoform X5 — MAKKKVLCIGLVCLDIINVVDKYPEEDTDSRCLSQRWQRGGNASNSCTVLALLGSPCAFMGSLAPGPVAENLPDVSAEDFSRLDLSQYQWIHWEGRNAEEQIKMIEQVREHNSQQQEDDRITISVEIEKTREPLYQLFPCGDLVFMSKDVAVHFGFHSAAAALRGLYSRVRKGAVLICAWAEKGADALGPDGVLVHSDAFPPETLVDTLGAGDTFNAAVISSLSGGGSLQEALTFGCQIAGKKCGIHGYDGILQ, encoded by the exons ATGGCAAAGAAAAAGGTTCTGTGCATCGGGTTGGTTTGTTTGGACATCATCAACGTCGTGGATAAATATCCGGAGGAGGACACCGACAGCAG GTGTTTGTCTCAGCGATGGCAGCGAGGTGGAAACGCGTCCAACTCTTGCACGGTTCTGGCGCTGCTCGGCTCGCCCTGCGCCTTCATGGGCTCCCTCGCGCCCGGACCCGTCGCTGA GAACCTGCCCGACGTGTCTGCGGAGGACTTCTCCAGGTTGGACCTGAGCCAGTACCAGTGGATTCACTGGGAG GGCCGCAATGCTGAGGAGCAGATAAAGATGATCGAGCAGGTGAGGGAACACAACAGCCAGCAACAGGAGGACGACAGGATCACCATCTCTGTGGAGATCGAGAAGACGCGTGAGCCTCTCTACCAGCTTTTCCCCTGTGGAGATCTG GTGTTTATGAGTAAGGATGTGGCCGTCCACTTTGGCTTCCATTCGGCCGCCGCTGCTCTGAGGGGCCTTTACAGCCGCGTGAGGAAGGG GGCTGTCCTCATCTGTGCCTGGGCAGAAAAGGGAGCAGACGCACTGGGTCCTGATGGCGTGCTGGTCCACTCCGACGCCTTCCCGCCCGAGACACTAGTGGACACGCTTGGCGCCGGGGACACGTTTAACGCCGCTGTCATCAGCTCCCTGTCGGGGG GGGGGAGTCTACAGGAAGCTCTCACATTTGGTTGCCAGATTGCGGGCAAAAAGTGCGGTATCCATGGATACGATGGAATTCTGCAGTGA
- the khk gene encoding ketohexokinase isoform X2, whose amino-acid sequence MAKKKVLCIGLVCLDIINVVDKYPEEDTDSRCLSQRWQRGGNASNSCTVLALLGSPCAFMGSLAPGPVADFILNDFKMYEIDISLLLERAGCSCPASVVISNETTGTRTILHTNSFIVGDFVRRGVDISGVAWQERGETPCACCVVCPPTGSRTVVLSDTNLPDVSAEDFSRLDLSQYQWIHWEGRNAEEQIKMIEQVREHNSQQQEDDRITISVEIEKTREPLYQLFPCGDLVFMSKDVAVHFGFHSAAAALRGLYSRVRKGYATNTDRKHHNKRLSSSVPGQKREQTHWVLMACWSTPTPSRPRH is encoded by the exons ATGGCAAAGAAAAAGGTTCTGTGCATCGGGTTGGTTTGTTTGGACATCATCAACGTCGTGGATAAATATCCGGAGGAGGACACCGACAGCAG GTGTTTGTCTCAGCGATGGCAGCGAGGTGGAAACGCGTCCAACTCTTGCACGGTTCTGGCGCTGCTCGGCTCGCCCTGCGCCTTCATGGGCTCCCTCGCGCCCGGACCCGTCGCTGA CTTCATCTTGAATGACTTTAAAATGTACGAGATTgacatctctctccttctggaGCGCGCTGGGTGCTCCTGTCCAGCGTCTGTAGTTATCAGCAATGAGACCACAGGCACTCGCACCATCCTGCACACGaacag TTTCATCGTGGGGGATTTTGTCCGGCGTGGGGTGGACATTTCAGGCGTGGCCTGGCAGGAACGGGGAGAGACGCCATGCGCCTGCTGTGTGGTGTGCCCCCCTACGGGCTCACGCACTGTCGTTCTCTCAGACAC GAACCTGCCCGACGTGTCTGCGGAGGACTTCTCCAGGTTGGACCTGAGCCAGTACCAGTGGATTCACTGGGAG GGCCGCAATGCTGAGGAGCAGATAAAGATGATCGAGCAGGTGAGGGAACACAACAGCCAGCAACAGGAGGACGACAGGATCACCATCTCTGTGGAGATCGAGAAGACGCGTGAGCCTCTCTACCAGCTTTTCCCCTGTGGAGATCTG GTGTTTATGAGTAAGGATGTGGCCGTCCACTTTGGCTTCCATTCGGCCGCCGCTGCTCTGAGGGGCCTTTACAGCCGCGTGAGGAAGGGGTACGCCACCAACACTGACAGGAAACATCATAATAAGA GGCTGTCCTCATCTGTGCCTGGGCAGAAAAGGGAGCAGACGCACTGGGTCCTGATGGCGTGCTGGTCCACTCCGACGCCTTCCCGCCCGAGACACTAG